In Pelomicrobium methylotrophicum, the DNA window CCCAATCCCAAGACTTCCGGCGGCGCCCGCTGGAACTATCTTGCCGCCTGGGGCTACGCACTCAAGAAATTCGGTAACGACGAGGCGAAGGCGAGGGATTTCGTTGCCCGGCTCTACAGGAATGTGGCCGTACTGGACTCAGGCGCGCGCGGCTCGACGACCACCTTCGCTGAGCGCGGCATCGGGGATGTGCTCATTGCCTGGGAAAACGAGGCGTTCCTAGCGATCAGGGAACTGGGCTCGGAAAAGTTCGAGATCGTGGCACCCTCGATCTCCATCCTGGCCGAGCCGCCGGTCACGGTCGTGGACAAGGTGGTCGACAAGCGGGGTACCCGCAAGGTAGCGGAAGCCTACCTGGAGTATCTCTACTCGTCCGAGGGTCAGGATATCGCCGGCCGGCACCACTACCGTCCTCGCGACCCGAAGGCGGCGGCGAAATATGCGAAGCAGTTCGCGCCGGTGAAGCTCTTTACCATCGACGAGGTGTTCGGGGGTTGGCAGAGGGCCCAAAAGACCCACTTCGCCGACGGCGGGGTGTTCGATCAGATCGTCGCGAAATGAGAGCGGACAACGGGGCACCATGGAGACTATTCTGATCGTTCCCGGATTGCGCGGCAGCGGACCCAAGCACTGGCAAAGCTGGTTCGAGGGGCGTTTGCCTGCCAGGCCGACGCCTGTACCAGGCGGACTTGGAATCGCCGGACCTTCGCACCTGGACCCGCAATGTGCGGCGCGCCATCGATATGGCCCGGGGTCGGGTCT includes these proteins:
- a CDS encoding sulfate ABC transporter substrate-binding protein → MHIRFLAALAATVLFAWAGPDAHAETTLLNVSYDPTRELYQDFNAAFVRYWKAHTGEAVTIKQSHGGSGKQARAVIDGLDADVVTLALAYDIDAIAERGLIDRAWQKRLPHNSSPYTSTIVFLVRKGNPKQIRDWDDLVKAGVSVITPNPKTSGGARWNYLAAWGYALKKFGNDEAKARDFVARLYRNVAVLDSGARGSTTTFAERGIGDVLIAWENEAFLAIRELGSEKFEIVAPSISILAEPPVTVVDKVVDKRGTRKVAEAYLEYLYSSEGQDIAGRHHYRPRDPKAAAKYAKQFAPVKLFTIDEVFGGWQRAQKTHFADGGVFDQIVAK